A section of the Thermococcus sp. 21S7 genome encodes:
- a CDS encoding DUF373 family protein, translating into MVDIKALILAIDRDDDFGTKAGVEGPVIGRDACIDAALKLSLADPEDSDANVVYAAVKLYGELKESGEFEDVQVALITGHPKVGVKSDLELARQLELVLERFPADGVITVTDGAEDEQIFPIITSKVPIISSHRVVVKQSEGIETTYYIIYRYMREILSDPEVAKVVLGIPGMILLLYGIARLIGVWYPDSVKIVSATITGTILLLIGGYFFTKGFRFNVRETIAKQFIFVISVIAGALIISGGAINAYFRLEEYAKEIIGGWPGTPLLATLIYINAIAAPLIIGISVMIMGKSIQAYLRKDYHIWYYVSALLLMPALWITIDLTTRYAMAILTISDIDVFAKFLLALADVAVAVLVGIYMRGKVRGWERVETGTSA; encoded by the coding sequence GTGGTTGATATTAAAGCACTGATTCTCGCTATAGACCGCGACGACGATTTCGGGACAAAGGCCGGCGTGGAGGGGCCGGTCATCGGGCGAGACGCCTGCATCGACGCCGCCCTAAAGCTCAGCCTTGCCGACCCCGAGGACAGCGACGCCAACGTCGTTTACGCGGCCGTTAAGCTTTATGGTGAGCTGAAGGAGAGCGGCGAGTTTGAAGACGTTCAGGTGGCCCTGATAACCGGACATCCCAAGGTGGGCGTCAAGAGCGACCTGGAGCTCGCCAGGCAGCTGGAGCTCGTCCTTGAGAGGTTTCCGGCCGATGGGGTTATCACCGTCACCGACGGCGCCGAGGACGAGCAGATATTCCCGATAATAACCTCGAAGGTGCCGATAATAAGCTCCCACCGCGTCGTGGTCAAACAGAGTGAGGGCATAGAAACGACCTACTACATCATCTATCGCTACATGAGGGAGATACTAAGTGATCCAGAGGTGGCAAAGGTAGTCCTCGGCATTCCCGGAATGATACTCCTGCTGTATGGAATTGCAAGGCTGATAGGGGTCTGGTACCCTGACAGCGTCAAGATAGTCTCCGCCACGATAACCGGAACAATACTCCTCCTGATAGGCGGCTACTTCTTCACCAAGGGCTTCCGCTTCAACGTCAGGGAGACCATAGCGAAGCAGTTCATCTTCGTCATATCCGTCATCGCGGGTGCCCTCATAATCAGCGGCGGCGCCATAAACGCCTACTTCAGACTGGAGGAGTACGCCAAGGAGATAATAGGCGGCTGGCCCGGAACGCCGCTCCTGGCAACGCTCATCTACATAAACGCCATAGCGGCCCCGCTGATAATCGGAATCTCCGTGATGATAATGGGGAAGAGCATACAGGCGTACCTCCGGAAGGACTACCACATATGGTACTACGTTTCGGCGCTCCTCCTGATGCCCGCGCTCTGGATAACCATCGACCTGACGACCAGGTACGCGATGGCCATACTCACGATATCCGACATAGATGTCTTCGCGAAGTTCCTGCTCGCCCTTGCGGACGTGGCGGTGGCGGTTCTCGTTGGAATCTACATGAGGGGAAAAGTTAGAGGATGGGAGAGAGTTGAGACTGGAACGAGCGCTTGA
- a CDS encoding MTH1187 family thiamine-binding protein, which translates to MVIVEFVIVPLGEKSLSRYVAEVVKLLERKGVKYQLTPMATIIEVPTVREAFDIIEEAHELIFKLGASRVSTTVRIDDRRDKDRGMEDKVKSVMEKVRGG; encoded by the coding sequence ATGGTGATCGTCGAGTTCGTGATAGTGCCCCTGGGAGAGAAGAGCCTGAGCAGGTACGTTGCAGAGGTAGTAAAGCTTTTAGAGAGGAAGGGAGTTAAATATCAACTGACGCCGATGGCAACTATAATAGAAGTCCCGACCGTGAGGGAAGCTTTCGATATAATAGAGGAGGCGCACGAATTGATCTTCAAACTCGGTGCTTCCAGGGTTTCAACGACCGTAAGAATAGACGACCGGCGCGACAAGGACAGAGGCATGGAGGACAAGGTAAAATCGGTGATGGAGAAGGTGAGGGGTGGTTGA
- a CDS encoding TIGR00296 family protein yields MYKIKDEWGEFLVRLARSAIEEYVRNGRTIEPPEDTPPELWEKMGVFVTLNKRHAPPQMALRGCIGFPLPIYPLVEATIKAAIYAAVDDPRFPPVRESELDDLVIEVSVLTPPELIEGPPEERPKKIKVGRDGLIIEKGIYSGLLLPQVPIEWGWDEEEFLAQTCWKAGLPPDCWLDEDTKVYRFTAEIFEEEKPGGPVKRKPLV; encoded by the coding sequence ATGTACAAAATTAAGGATGAATGGGGAGAGTTCCTCGTCAGGCTCGCGAGGAGTGCAATAGAGGAGTACGTCAGAAATGGAAGGACGATAGAGCCTCCCGAGGACACGCCCCCCGAGCTGTGGGAGAAAATGGGCGTCTTCGTGACCCTCAACAAACGCCATGCGCCGCCCCAGATGGCCCTCCGCGGATGCATCGGCTTCCCTCTCCCTATATATCCGCTCGTCGAGGCCACGATAAAGGCGGCCATCTACGCCGCCGTCGACGATCCGCGCTTCCCGCCCGTGAGGGAAAGCGAGCTGGACGACCTGGTTATCGAGGTGAGCGTCCTGACACCCCCCGAATTAATCGAGGGCCCGCCGGAGGAAAGGCCGAAGAAGATAAAGGTCGGCCGCGATGGGTTGATAATTGAGAAGGGCATCTATTCCGGCCTGTTGCTCCCGCAGGTGCCGATAGAGTGGGGCTGGGACGAGGAGGAGTTCTTAGCCCAGACCTGCTGGAAGGCCGGCCTTCCGCCCGACTGCTGGCTGGATGAGGACACGAAGGTTTACCGCTTCACGGCAGAGATATTTGAAGAGGAAAAACCGGGAGGGCCGGTCAAAAGGAAGCCGCTGGTTTAG
- a CDS encoding RsmB/NOP family class I SAM-dependent RNA methyltransferase, with translation MELFYRVSFQEVVADALSLVEERELSSKHALERVFKKVSGRDRDKARGLAHAYVFEIEKWRAKIDFIINSVLKGSRVEDLDPYLANLLRIGTFEIHFRKVPPAVATDSIIRVVKERFDFSRAKFVNALMHSIEKFDVEKALKRLKEKDRIEWLSVRFSHPRWYVEYAVELLGYDEAVRLLLSNNRPQRYYVRANTLKTDVDSLRDYLEENGVRTALTPVPDVLKILEYKTPVTRLDWYREGKFVIQDLASAYVAHVLAPEPGERVLDLAAAPGSKTFHAAALMENKGEIIAVDYSYDRLMRMKEKMKLLGIKNVKLVHADGQSFKDKAKFDRIILDAPCSSSGTYRQFPEVKWRFDEKKIKRIINVQRNMLRNAYENLREGGEMTYSTCSIRIDEDEENVLFAVERVGLELMDYDFSWGDRGFLEIGDRVFRAWTHRHDCNGFFIAKLRKG, from the coding sequence ATGGAGCTGTTTTACCGCGTGAGCTTTCAGGAAGTGGTGGCGGACGCGTTAAGCTTGGTTGAGGAGCGCGAGCTCTCATCGAAGCACGCCCTTGAGCGGGTCTTCAAGAAGGTGTCTGGTAGAGACCGGGACAAGGCGCGGGGATTGGCTCATGCCTACGTCTTCGAGATAGAGAAGTGGCGCGCCAAGATAGACTTCATAATCAACTCCGTCCTAAAGGGTTCGAGGGTGGAAGACCTTGACCCATACCTGGCCAACCTTCTGAGGATAGGCACCTTTGAAATCCACTTCAGGAAAGTGCCGCCGGCTGTGGCGACCGATTCAATAATCAGGGTCGTCAAGGAGCGCTTTGATTTCTCAAGGGCGAAGTTCGTGAACGCGCTCATGCACTCGATAGAGAAGTTCGACGTGGAGAAAGCCCTGAAAAGGCTCAAGGAGAAGGACAGGATAGAATGGCTCTCCGTCCGCTTCTCCCATCCCCGCTGGTACGTCGAGTACGCGGTGGAGCTTTTGGGCTACGATGAGGCGGTTAGGTTACTCCTGAGCAACAACAGGCCCCAGAGGTACTACGTCAGAGCAAACACCCTTAAGACCGACGTGGACTCGCTGAGGGACTACCTTGAGGAGAACGGCGTGAGGACGGCCTTAACCCCAGTTCCGGACGTCCTGAAGATACTCGAATACAAAACTCCGGTAACGAGGCTCGACTGGTACAGGGAAGGGAAGTTCGTTATCCAGGATCTGGCCTCTGCCTACGTTGCCCACGTACTGGCCCCCGAACCCGGCGAGAGGGTTCTGGACTTAGCAGCCGCACCGGGAAGCAAAACTTTCCACGCGGCGGCGCTGATGGAGAACAAAGGGGAGATAATCGCGGTTGATTACTCCTACGACAGGCTCATGCGCATGAAGGAGAAGATGAAGCTGCTCGGAATCAAAAACGTCAAACTTGTTCATGCAGACGGCCAGAGCTTTAAAGACAAGGCCAAGTTCGACAGAATCATCCTCGACGCGCCGTGCTCAAGCTCCGGAACCTACCGGCAGTTCCCGGAGGTGAAGTGGCGCTTCGATGAGAAGAAGATAAAGCGCATCATAAACGTCCAGAGGAACATGCTCCGCAACGCCTACGAGAACCTCAGGGAAGGCGGGGAGATGACCTACTCGACGTGCTCGATAAGGATCGACGAGGACGAGGAGAACGTCCTCTTCGCGGTTGAGAGGGTCGGGCTTGAACTGATGGACTACGACTTCAGCTGGGGCGATAGGGGCTTCCTTGAAATCGGCGATAGGGTTTTCAGAGCGTGGACTCACAGACACGACTGCAACGGATTCTTCATTGCAAAATTGAGAAAGGGCTAA